One segment of Passer domesticus isolate bPasDom1 chromosome 24, bPasDom1.hap1, whole genome shotgun sequence DNA contains the following:
- the FGR gene encoding tyrosine-protein kinase Fgr isoform X1: MGCVPCKERGAGKGQAGGEGGSLQPPASQYDPDPTQPGAIFTRIPDFNNFQGPAVPPAPEPGGFTSSALPARSGGISGGGVTLFIALYDYEARTEDDLTFQKGEKFHIINNTEGDWWEARSLSSGATGYIPSNYVAPVDSIQAEEWYFGKIGRKDAERQLLCHGNARGTFLIRESETTKGAYSLSIRDWDEAKGDHVKHYKIRKLDSGGYYITTRAQFSTVQQLVQHYIERAAGLCCRLAVPCHKGTPKLADLSVKTKDVWEIPRESLQLLKKLGNGQFGEVWMGTWNGTTKVAVKTLKPGTMSPEAFLEEAQIMKRLRHDKLVQLYAVVSEEPIYIVTEFMSQGSLLDFLKDGDGRYLKLPQLVDMAAQIAAGMAYIERMNYIHRDLRAANILVGDNLVCKIADFGLARLIEDDEYTARQGAKFPIKWTAPEAALFGRFTIKSDVWSFGILLTELVTKGRVPYPGMNNREVLEQVERGYRMQCPGSCPPSLHELMVQCWKREPEERPTFEYLQSFLEDYFTATEPQYQPGDNQ, translated from the exons ATGGGCTGCGTGCCCTGCAAGGAGAGGGGGGCTGGCAAAGGGCAGGCAGGGGGCGAGGGgggctccctccagccccctgcctCGCAGTACGACCCCGACCCCACGCAGCCGGGGGCCATCTTCACCCGCATCCCCGACTTCAACAACTTCCAGGGGCCAGCCGTGCCCCCGGCCCCGGAGCCGGGGGGCTTCACCTCCAGCGCGCTGCCAGCGCGGAGCGGGGGCATCTCAG GCGGGGGGGTGACGCTCTTCATCGCCCTGTACGACTACGAGGCCAGGACGGAGGATGACTTGACATTCCAGAAAGGGGAGAAGTTCCACATCATCAACAACAC ggagggggacTGGTGGGAGGCCAGGTCGCTGAGCTCGGGAGCCACTGGCTACATCCCCAGCAACTACGTGGCCCCCGTGGACTCCATCCAGGCAGAAGA GTGGTACTTTGGGAAGATCGGGCGCAAGGACGCGGAGCGGCAGCTCCTGTGCCACGGCAACGCCAGAGGCACCTTCCTCATCCGGGAGAGCGAGACCACCAAAG GTGCCTACTCCCTGTCCATCCGGGACTGGGACGAGGCCAAGGGGGACCACGTGAAGCACTATAAGATCCGGAAGCTGGACAGCGGGGGGTACTACATCACCACCCGGGCCCAGTTCAGCACCGTGCAGCAGCTGGTCCAGCACTACATAG AGCGGGCGGCGGGGCTGTGCTGCCGCCTGGCTGTGCCGTGCCACAAGGGAACCCCCAAACTGGCCGACCTCTCAGTCAAAACCAAAGACGTGTGGGAGATCCCCCGCGAGTCCCTCCAGCTCCTCAAGAAGCTGGGAAATGGGCAGTTCGGGGAAGTCTGGATGG GGACGTGGAATGGCACCACGAAGGTGGCAGTGAAGACGCTGAAGCCAGGGACCATGTCCCCTGAGGCCTTCCTGGAGGAGGCCCAGATCATGAAGCGGCTGCGGCACGACAAGCTGGTGCAGCTCTACGCCGTGGTGTCGGAGGAGCCCATCTACATCGTCACCGAGTTCATGAGCCAGG gcagcttGCTGGATTTCCTGAAGGATGGGGACGGTCGCTACCTGAAGCTGCCCCAGCTGGTGGACATGGCTGCCCAG ATTGCGGCGGGCATGGCGTACATCGAGAGGATGAACTACATCCACCGGGATCTCCGCGCCGCCAACATCCTGGTGGGAGACAACCTGGTGTGCAAGATCGCCGACTTCGGCCTCGCTCGCCTCATCGAGGATGACGAGTACACGGCACGGCAGG GTGCCAAGTTCCCCATCAAGTGGACAGCTCCGGAGGCTGCGCTTTTTGGGAGGTTCACCATCAAGTCGGACGTCTGGTCCTTTGGCATCCTCCTGACGGAGCTGGTGACCAAAGGCCGCGTGCCCTACCCAG GGATGAACAACcgggaggtgctggagcaggtggagcGGGGGTACCGCATGCAGTGCCCGGGGAGCTGCCCCCCTTCCCTGCACGAGCTGATGGTGCAGTGCTGGAAGAGGGAGCCCGAGGAGCGCCCCACCTTCGAGTACCTCCAGTCCTTCCTCGAGGACTATTTCACTGCCACCGAGCCCCAGTACCAGCCCGGGGACAACCAGTGA
- the FGR gene encoding tyrosine-protein kinase Fgr isoform X3, with amino-acid sequence MGCVPCKERGAGKGQAGGEGGSLQPPASQYDPDPTQPGAIFTRIPDFNNFQGPAVPPAPEPGGFTSSALPARSGGISGGGVTLFIALYDYEARTEDDLTFQKGEKFHIINNTEGDWWEARSLSSGATGYIPSNYVAPVDSIQAEEWYFGKIGRKDAERQLLCHGNARGTFLIRESETTKGAYSLSIRDWDEAKGDHVKHYKIRKLDSGGYYITTRAQFSTVQQLVQHYIGTWNGTTKVAVKTLKPGTMSPEAFLEEAQIMKRLRHDKLVQLYAVVSEEPIYIVTEFMSQGSLLDFLKDGDGRYLKLPQLVDMAAQIAAGMAYIERMNYIHRDLRAANILVGDNLVCKIADFGLARLIEDDEYTARQGAKFPIKWTAPEAALFGRFTIKSDVWSFGILLTELVTKGRVPYPGMNNREVLEQVERGYRMQCPGSCPPSLHELMVQCWKREPEERPTFEYLQSFLEDYFTATEPQYQPGDNQ; translated from the exons ATGGGCTGCGTGCCCTGCAAGGAGAGGGGGGCTGGCAAAGGGCAGGCAGGGGGCGAGGGgggctccctccagccccctgcctCGCAGTACGACCCCGACCCCACGCAGCCGGGGGCCATCTTCACCCGCATCCCCGACTTCAACAACTTCCAGGGGCCAGCCGTGCCCCCGGCCCCGGAGCCGGGGGGCTTCACCTCCAGCGCGCTGCCAGCGCGGAGCGGGGGCATCTCAG GCGGGGGGGTGACGCTCTTCATCGCCCTGTACGACTACGAGGCCAGGACGGAGGATGACTTGACATTCCAGAAAGGGGAGAAGTTCCACATCATCAACAACAC ggagggggacTGGTGGGAGGCCAGGTCGCTGAGCTCGGGAGCCACTGGCTACATCCCCAGCAACTACGTGGCCCCCGTGGACTCCATCCAGGCAGAAGA GTGGTACTTTGGGAAGATCGGGCGCAAGGACGCGGAGCGGCAGCTCCTGTGCCACGGCAACGCCAGAGGCACCTTCCTCATCCGGGAGAGCGAGACCACCAAAG GTGCCTACTCCCTGTCCATCCGGGACTGGGACGAGGCCAAGGGGGACCACGTGAAGCACTATAAGATCCGGAAGCTGGACAGCGGGGGGTACTACATCACCACCCGGGCCCAGTTCAGCACCGTGCAGCAGCTGGTCCAGCACTACATAG GGACGTGGAATGGCACCACGAAGGTGGCAGTGAAGACGCTGAAGCCAGGGACCATGTCCCCTGAGGCCTTCCTGGAGGAGGCCCAGATCATGAAGCGGCTGCGGCACGACAAGCTGGTGCAGCTCTACGCCGTGGTGTCGGAGGAGCCCATCTACATCGTCACCGAGTTCATGAGCCAGG gcagcttGCTGGATTTCCTGAAGGATGGGGACGGTCGCTACCTGAAGCTGCCCCAGCTGGTGGACATGGCTGCCCAG ATTGCGGCGGGCATGGCGTACATCGAGAGGATGAACTACATCCACCGGGATCTCCGCGCCGCCAACATCCTGGTGGGAGACAACCTGGTGTGCAAGATCGCCGACTTCGGCCTCGCTCGCCTCATCGAGGATGACGAGTACACGGCACGGCAGG GTGCCAAGTTCCCCATCAAGTGGACAGCTCCGGAGGCTGCGCTTTTTGGGAGGTTCACCATCAAGTCGGACGTCTGGTCCTTTGGCATCCTCCTGACGGAGCTGGTGACCAAAGGCCGCGTGCCCTACCCAG GGATGAACAACcgggaggtgctggagcaggtggagcGGGGGTACCGCATGCAGTGCCCGGGGAGCTGCCCCCCTTCCCTGCACGAGCTGATGGTGCAGTGCTGGAAGAGGGAGCCCGAGGAGCGCCCCACCTTCGAGTACCTCCAGTCCTTCCTCGAGGACTATTTCACTGCCACCGAGCCCCAGTACCAGCCCGGGGACAACCAGTGA
- the FGR gene encoding tyrosine-protein kinase Fgr isoform X2 has product MGCVPCKERGAGKGQAGGEGGSLQPPASQYDPDPTQPGAIFTRIPDFNNFQGPAVPPAPEPGGFTSSALPARSGGISGGGVTLFIALYDYEARTEDDLTFQKGEKFHIINNTEGDWWEARSLSSGATGYIPSNYVAPVDSIQAEEWYFGKIGRKDAERQLLCHGNARGTFLIRESETTKGAYSLSIRDWDEAKGDHVKHYKIRKLDSGGYYITTRAQFSTVQQLVQHYIEYNDGLCHLLTHPCPAVKPQTLGLAKDAWEIARESVTLDKKLGMGCFGDVWMGTWNGTTKVAVKTLKPGTMSPEAFLEEAQIMKRLRHDKLVQLYAVVSEEPIYIVTEFMSQGSLLDFLKDGDGRYLKLPQLVDMAAQIAAGMAYIERMNYIHRDLRAANILVGDNLVCKIADFGLARLIEDDEYTARQGAKFPIKWTAPEAALFGRFTIKSDVWSFGILLTELVTKGRVPYPGMNNREVLEQVERGYRMQCPGSCPPSLHELMVQCWKREPEERPTFEYLQSFLEDYFTATEPQYQPGDNQ; this is encoded by the exons ATGGGCTGCGTGCCCTGCAAGGAGAGGGGGGCTGGCAAAGGGCAGGCAGGGGGCGAGGGgggctccctccagccccctgcctCGCAGTACGACCCCGACCCCACGCAGCCGGGGGCCATCTTCACCCGCATCCCCGACTTCAACAACTTCCAGGGGCCAGCCGTGCCCCCGGCCCCGGAGCCGGGGGGCTTCACCTCCAGCGCGCTGCCAGCGCGGAGCGGGGGCATCTCAG GCGGGGGGGTGACGCTCTTCATCGCCCTGTACGACTACGAGGCCAGGACGGAGGATGACTTGACATTCCAGAAAGGGGAGAAGTTCCACATCATCAACAACAC ggagggggacTGGTGGGAGGCCAGGTCGCTGAGCTCGGGAGCCACTGGCTACATCCCCAGCAACTACGTGGCCCCCGTGGACTCCATCCAGGCAGAAGA GTGGTACTTTGGGAAGATCGGGCGCAAGGACGCGGAGCGGCAGCTCCTGTGCCACGGCAACGCCAGAGGCACCTTCCTCATCCGGGAGAGCGAGACCACCAAAG GTGCCTACTCCCTGTCCATCCGGGACTGGGACGAGGCCAAGGGGGACCACGTGAAGCACTATAAGATCCGGAAGCTGGACAGCGGGGGGTACTACATCACCACCCGGGCCCAGTTCAGCACCGTGCAGCAGCTGGTCCAGCACTACATAG AGTACAACGATGGGTTGTGCCATCTGCTCACCCACCCGTGCCCTGCCGTGAAGCCCCAGACCCTGGGATTAGCTAAGGACGCCTGGGAGATAGCACGGGAATCCGTCACCCTGGACAAGAAACTTGGCATGGGATGTTTTGGAGACGTGTGGATGG GGACGTGGAATGGCACCACGAAGGTGGCAGTGAAGACGCTGAAGCCAGGGACCATGTCCCCTGAGGCCTTCCTGGAGGAGGCCCAGATCATGAAGCGGCTGCGGCACGACAAGCTGGTGCAGCTCTACGCCGTGGTGTCGGAGGAGCCCATCTACATCGTCACCGAGTTCATGAGCCAGG gcagcttGCTGGATTTCCTGAAGGATGGGGACGGTCGCTACCTGAAGCTGCCCCAGCTGGTGGACATGGCTGCCCAG ATTGCGGCGGGCATGGCGTACATCGAGAGGATGAACTACATCCACCGGGATCTCCGCGCCGCCAACATCCTGGTGGGAGACAACCTGGTGTGCAAGATCGCCGACTTCGGCCTCGCTCGCCTCATCGAGGATGACGAGTACACGGCACGGCAGG GTGCCAAGTTCCCCATCAAGTGGACAGCTCCGGAGGCTGCGCTTTTTGGGAGGTTCACCATCAAGTCGGACGTCTGGTCCTTTGGCATCCTCCTGACGGAGCTGGTGACCAAAGGCCGCGTGCCCTACCCAG GGATGAACAACcgggaggtgctggagcaggtggagcGGGGGTACCGCATGCAGTGCCCGGGGAGCTGCCCCCCTTCCCTGCACGAGCTGATGGTGCAGTGCTGGAAGAGGGAGCCCGAGGAGCGCCCCACCTTCGAGTACCTCCAGTCCTTCCTCGAGGACTATTTCACTGCCACCGAGCCCCAGTACCAGCCCGGGGACAACCAGTGA